From one Choloepus didactylus isolate mChoDid1 chromosome 24, mChoDid1.pri, whole genome shotgun sequence genomic stretch:
- the RACK1 gene encoding receptor of activated protein C kinase 1, translating into MTEQMTLRGTLKGHNGWVTQIATTPQFPDMILSASRDKTIIMWKLTRDETNYGIPQRALRGHSHFVSDVVISSDGQFALSGSWDGTLRLWDLTTGTTTRRFVGHTKDVLSVAFSSDNRQIVSGSRDKTIKLWNTLGVCKYTVQDESHSEWVSCVRFSPNSSNPIIVSCGWDKLVKVWNLANCKLKTNHIGHTGYLNTVTVSPDGSLCASGGKDGQAMLWDLNEGKHLYTLDGGDIINALCFSPNRYWLCAATGPSIKIWDLEGKIIVDELKQEVISTSSKAEPPQCTSLAWSADGQTLFAGYTDNLVRVWQVTIGTR; encoded by the exons ATGACCGAGCAGATGACCCTCCGCGGCACCCTCAAGGGCCACAACGGCTGGGTGACCCAGATCGCTACCACCCCGCAGTTCCCGGACATGATACTGTCGGCTTCGCGAG ACAAGACCATCATCATGTGGAAGCTAACCAGGGATGAGACCAACTACGGTATCCCCCAGCGTGCCCTGCGGGGTCACTCCCACTTTGTTAGTGACGTGGTCATCTCCTCTGATGGCCAGTTTGCCCTCTCAGGCTCCTGGGATGGAACCCTGCGCCTCTGGGATCTCACAAC GGGCACCACCACACGCCGATTTGTAGGCCATACAAAGGATGTGCTGAGTGTGGCCTTCTCCTCTGACAACCGGCAGATTGTCTCTGGCTCCCGAGATAAGACCATCAAGCTCTGGAATACTTTGGGAGTCTGCAAATACACTGTCCAG GATGAGAGCCACTCAGAGTGGGTGTCTTGCGTCCGCTTCTCGCCCAACAGCAGCAACCCCATCATTGTGTCCTGCGGCTGGGACAAGCTGGTCAAG GTGTGGAACCTGGCTAACTGCAAGCTCAAGACCAACCACATCGGCCACACGGGCTACCTGAACACAGTGACCGTCTCTCCAGATGGATCCCTCTGTGCTTCTGGGGGCAAG GATGGCCAGGCCATGCTGTGGGACCTGAACGAAGGCAAGCACCTCTACACCCTAGATGGCGGGGATATCATCAACGCCCTGTGCTTCAGCCCTAACCGCTACTGGCTCTGTGCCGCCACGGGCCCCAGCATCAAGATCTGG GACTTGGAGGGCAAGATCATCGTAGATGAATTGAAGCAAGAAGTTATCAGTACCAGTAGCAAGGCAGAGCCACCCCAGTGCACCTCTCTGGCCTGGTCTGCCGATGGCCAG ACCCTGTTTGCTGGTTACACAGACAACCTGGTGCGAGTGTGGCAGGTGACCATCGGCACCCGGTAA